GTTTAGGAAAAACCAATATGCAAGGAACAAAAATTCATTATCTTGCTGATCATTCTATTTTTAATTCCATTACATATAATTATGAAATTTTAGCCAATCGATTGAAAGAATTAGCTTTTTTAAATAAAGGACTGCACTTATTTTTAAAAGATGAAAGAAAGAACATCAAAGAATATTTTTTTTCTAAAAATGGATTAAAAGAATATCTTTCTATTTTAGATAAAAATCAGGAATCTTTAACAAAAAATGTTATTTTTATTGAAGGTGAAAAAGACAATACAATTGTAGAAGTTGCAATGCAATACAATACTTCTTTTAAAGAAAAAATTTATTCTTATGTTAACAATATCAATACTTATGAAGGAGGAACTCATCTTTCTGGATTTCGAAGAGCACTAACAAGAACGTTAAAAAAATATGCGGAAGGATATGGAATTTTATCCAATAAAGATAAAGTCGAGTTGACTGGAGATGATTTTAGGGAAGGAATTACAGCTATTATATCTGTAAGAGTAATGGAACCTCAATTTGAAGGACAAACCAAGACTAAATTAAGCAATCACGAAGTGGGAGGAATTGTAGATAAAATTGTAGGAGAAATGTTGAATAGTTATTTAGAAGAACACCCTAGTGATAGAAAAAAAATTATTGATAAAGTCATTTTAGCAGCTAAAGCACGTCAAGCCGCTAAAAAAGCTCGTGAATTAATACAAAAAAAAAATCCCATCAATAATAGTATTTTACCTGGAAAATTAGCAGATTGTTCTTTCAATAATCCAGAAAATTGTGAAATTTATTTGGTTGAAGGAGATTCTGCTGGTGGAACAGCTAAACAAGGTAGAGATAGAAATTTTCAAGCTATTTTACCTTTACGAGGTAAAATATTAAATGTTGAAAAAGCTATGCAGTATAAAATATTTGAAAATGAGGAAATAAAAAATATATTTACTTCTTTAGGAGTCTCTATTGGAACAGAAGAAGATCAAGAAATTTTAAATGTCAAAAAACTGAGATACAATAAAATTATTATTATGACAGATGCGGACATAGATGGAAGTCATATTTCTACTTTGATTTTAACATTGTTCTTTCGTTATATGAAACCATTAATAGAAAAAGGACACATTTATATTGCAACACCTCCACTTTATTTAATCCGAAAAGGAAATCATTATCAATATGCTTGGAGTGATCAAGAAAGAGAAAATATACTCAATCAATTAGGAGGAAGAAAATCTGTTAATATACAACGTTACAAAGGATTAGGAGAGATGAATGCGGAACAACTTTGGGAAACGACTATGAACCCCAAGAAGAGAACTCTACGCAAAGTCAATATAGAAAATCATTCGGAAGCAGACAATATATTCTCCATTCTTATGGGAGATGAAGTTCCACCACGTAGAAATTTCATAGAAAAAAATGCAATACATGCAAAAATTGATGTATAGTATTCTAGTTTTATCCAATTCAACAAAATACATCACATTCCATCATGAATTATATTCAATCAATCCTATTAGGGATTATTGAAGGAATTACAGAGTTTTTACCTATTTCTTCTACAGGACATATGATCCTTGCAGCTTCTATTATGGGAATACTAGAAGATAAAATAACAAATTTATTTCTTGTATCTGTTCAGCTTGGAGCAGTTTTATCAGTAGTTTTTTTGTATAGAAACAAATTTTTTTTTCAAAAATGGGATTTTTACCTAAAAATTTTTGTAGCTAGTTTTCCTGTAGGGATTTTGGGTTTTTTTTCTTCCAAAAAAACAAATTTTTTATTAGTAGATCCACTGATTGTAGCTCTATCTCTTTTTATAGGTGGATTAGTCATTTTGAAAGCAGAAAATTTTTATGAAAAAAATTACCCTAATAAAAGGAATAGAATTACTTATTTCAAAGCTTTTATTATTGGTTTATTTCAATGTATGGCTTTGATCCCAGGAGTATCTAGAAGTGCAACTACCATTGTTTCTTGTATGCTACAAAATGTCAATAGAAGAAAAGCTATTGAATTCTCTTTCTTTTTATCTGTGCCTGTTATTGGAATTGCTACATGTAAAAAATTATTTGATTATTATTTTCAATTAAATTCTTTTACATTTACATTTACATTTAAAGAGATAAAATTATTATTTTTAGGAAACATAGTAGCTTTCATAACTGGAATTATAGTTCTCAAATATTTTATGAAATATTTGAAAAAAAATAATTTCAAATTATTTGGATACTATCGAATCATTTTAGGTATTTTTTTTCTTGTTATACATTATTTGATTAAACCGCTTGGTAAATTTTGATCAAAGATTTATTAGAATTTCAAAATGGAAAAATGTTATTAATAGATAAACCGTGGGGATGGACTTCTTTTGAAATTGTGAAAAAAATTAAAAATTCTATTCTCATGGATACTCCTACAACAAAAAAAGGAAATTTAAAAATAGGACACGCGGGAACTTTAGATCCTCTTGCCACAGGTTTACTAATTGTTCTAACAGGAAAATATACTAAAAA
This sequence is a window from Blattabacterium cuenoti. Protein-coding genes within it:
- the gyrB gene encoding DNA topoisomerase (ATP-hydrolyzing) subunit B codes for the protein MSKQNTIKNYTADSIQSLEGIEHIRLRPSMYIGDVGIRGLHHLVYEVIDNSVDEALADFCNKIWVTIHKNEFITVLDNGRGIPIDIHKKEGKSALEVVMTKIGAGGKFDKNSYKVSGGLHGVGISCVNALSKKLIVTIYRNGKIYQQEYLKGKALYPVKCLGKTNMQGTKIHYLADHSIFNSITYNYEILANRLKELAFLNKGLHLFLKDERKNIKEYFFSKNGLKEYLSILDKNQESLTKNVIFIEGEKDNTIVEVAMQYNTSFKEKIYSYVNNINTYEGGTHLSGFRRALTRTLKKYAEGYGILSNKDKVELTGDDFREGITAIISVRVMEPQFEGQTKTKLSNHEVGGIVDKIVGEMLNSYLEEHPSDRKKIIDKVILAAKARQAAKKARELIQKKNPINNSILPGKLADCSFNNPENCEIYLVEGDSAGGTAKQGRDRNFQAILPLRGKILNVEKAMQYKIFENEEIKNIFTSLGVSIGTEEDQEILNVKKLRYNKIIIMTDADIDGSHISTLILTLFFRYMKPLIEKGHIYIATPPLYLIRKGNHYQYAWSDQERENILNQLGGRKSVNIQRYKGLGEMNAEQLWETTMNPKKRTLRKVNIENHSEADNIFSILMGDEVPPRRNFIEKNAIHAKIDV
- a CDS encoding undecaprenyl-diphosphate phosphatase; translation: MNYIQSILLGIIEGITEFLPISSTGHMILAASIMGILEDKITNLFLVSVQLGAVLSVVFLYRNKFFFQKWDFYLKIFVASFPVGILGFFSSKKTNFLLVDPLIVALSLFIGGLVILKAENFYEKNYPNKRNRITYFKAFIIGLFQCMALIPGVSRSATTIVSCMLQNVNRRKAIEFSFFLSVPVIGIATCKKLFDYYFQLNSFTFTFTFKEIKLLFLGNIVAFITGIIVLKYFMKYLKKNNFKLFGYYRIILGIFFLVIHYLIKPLGKF